One Portunus trituberculatus isolate SZX2019 chromosome 7, ASM1759143v1, whole genome shotgun sequence genomic window carries:
- the LOC123519723 gene encoding LOW QUALITY PROTEIN: carbohydrate sulfotransferase 11-like (The sequence of the model RefSeq protein was modified relative to this genomic sequence to represent the inferred CDS: deleted 2 bases in 1 codon), producing MKQRRARVKEVCARHGLGPKAPPGTQKVKYPPTPNYETFYIDRGDRLAWCPVYKAASTSWLYGFLSLAGISESYMQNTKEQVSTVARRVWPAMPYDEAKEAMDMCVKVLVVRHPFERLASAFRDKLERVAGGEKHGTEHFYKKYGRKIVEKYRKKEAPGTNGERQPPPPPPPPPPPQRYSNALDDQPAPPVPPAQPPPRYKHILDDSPPVPPPQPPAQPPQRYRHAIEDPPSLQQSIEPTFPEFVRYLIDTDLTLYADDHWMPYHLSCTPCLLDFDVIAKFETLDRDQAYLLQKTHLQDRLKLSWRHLTKGNRTIDVVKKYFADVPKKHLLSLYGKYRLDFEMFDYSVADYLSYVKA from the exons ATGAAGCAGAGGAGGGCGAGGGTGAAGGAGGTGTGCGCCAGACACGGATTAGGACCCAAAGCGCCTCCTGGTACTCAGAAAGTGAAATATCCTCCTACCCCGAACTATGAGACATTCTATATTGACAG AGGAGACCGGCTAGCGTGGTGCCCGGTGTACAAGGCAGCCTCCACCTCCTGGCTCTACGGCTTCCTGAGTCTGGCTGGCATCTCGGAGTCATACATGCAGAACACAAAGGAGCAGGTGTCAACAGTGGCGAGGCGTGTGTGGCCAGCGATGCCTTATGATGAAGCTAAAGAG GCTATGGACATGTGCGTGAAGGTCCTCGTAGTTCGTCACCCCTTTGAACGCCTGGCCAGCGCCTTCCGAGACAAGCTGGAGAGGGTGGCGGGTGGAGAGAAGCACGGCACGGAACACTTCTATAAAAAATACGGCAGGAAAATTGTCGAGaagtacagaaagaaagaggccCCGGGAACTAATGGAGAgcgtcaaccaccaccaccaccaccaccc ccaccaccaccgcagagGTACTCCAATGCCTTAGATGACCAGCcagcaccaccagtaccaccagcgCAGCCACCACCACGTTACAAGCACATTTTGGACGACTcgccaccagtaccaccaccacaaccaccagcgcAGCCTCCACAGCGCTACAGGCATGCTATTGAGgacccaccatcactacaacaaTCCATTGAACCAACATTCCCTGAGTTCGTGAGGTATTTAATTGACACTGACTTGACACTCTACGCTGATGACCACTGGATGCCTTACCACCTCTCCTGCACGCCTTGCCTTCTCGACTTCGATGTTATAGCAAAGTTCGAGACTTTAGACCGTGACCAGGCTTACCTCCTGCAGAAGACCCACCTGCAGGATAGGCTGAAACTCTCCTGGCGCCACCTGACCAAAGGGAACCGAACTATTGATGTGGTGAAGAAATACTTTGCTGATGTGCCCAAGAAACATTTGCTGAGCCTTTATGGGAAGTACAGGCTGGATTTTGAGATGTTTGACTATAGTGTTGCTGATTATTTAAGCTATGTGaaggcctag